The nucleotide window agcaaagtaaaaggatcacataatttcccatgcaacacagtgacgcacctagagttacaaaaggcaaaggtcgcactaatagcatacacacaagcgcgctacttctGACGCGATATATCagtactaagagaatcgaagccgattgataaaaagagctcactcttagttctaaacccatttctggacacgaaaggtctgcttcgtgccaatggtcggctcgctaattcgagcctaacatacattgaacgccaccccataataatCCCAGAGAGGTCTCCATTTGCCACCCTgttcctccactacatccacagcttaatgctacacgccgaacatcgtctcatgcaacagatggtacgcaAGGAGTATTATaccccccgtcttaagccgcaaatcgggaagtgcatcttcacgtgcaagatttgcactatgcacaagcagaagatgcgaacgcagattatggcagcacttccacctgaacgctgcaattttgctctgcctttcaccacaacaggtgttgattttgttgggcctttccaggtaaaggcgtccatgttaagatctcccactctcatgaaaggctatgtggctgtctttgtatgtttcacgacaaaggcagtacaccttgagctgtgtagtaatctgacgacggaggcttttctcgcggcatttgttcgcttcgtcgctcgacgtggctactcatcaaaaatcatgagcgataatggcaaaacctttatcggagctcaacgagccacagaaaaacaatttgtggattttttaaaacaagtgtcacccgacatcgtacaaaagtacggcCCTCAAAGTATcaactggcaatttatacccccaagcgctcctcatatgggcggtttatgggaatccgctgtaaaaagcttcaaatcccatttcaaacgggtagctggaaattataaattcaattacgaagagttcacgacgttattaaatcgaattgaagccgttctcaattcacggccacttacagtactatcgcaagacccctcaaatttcaccgccttaactccagggcattttttaaaaggagcacccattctggccattcctgagccaggcgtggagtcgctatccctattaaatcgatgggaacgaattaaaattctccatcatgatttcagccgacGCTGGAAGGACGAGtacataaaggatctccacaaaagatatcGTTGGAAGACTCCTGTAcaagcgcctaaacttggagactgtgtcctcatccacgatgattgtctacccccaaccgagtggcggcttggccgcattgaaaagctacattatggctccgacggtcacatacgagtcgtggatctccgtacgcaaaacggaacactaaccagaccgctcgtgaagctgtgcTTTTTACCAACCACCAACGACCGCGAatccgaaaaccgaaaaaaccaaacCGATATTGTcgcgatataataaaatcattaaatttaacaataaaacgaTAAATACGCCAATAACAAaccgttaaaaaataacaaccgcTACAAAATAATAAACCGTCGAATAATAACGAAGAAGACTAACAAAACAGTCGTTCAATACGACGacccattcatgccacatatcatGGCACGATGACCCATATCTCATTTTATGATAGATTAATAATCAACAATCTTCTCTATACAGATTATTATGGAGGTAGATTCGccagttcgagctgcagaacttaatcgagcgggtacaatcttctataagagtgtacagctgctggcgtatgccgatgatattgatatcatcggcctcaacacccgcgccgttagttctgctttctccagactggacaaggaagcaaaacgaatgggtctggcagtgaacgagggcaagacgaaatatctcctgtcatcaaacaaacagtcgtcgcactcgcgacttggcactcacgtcactgttgacagtcataactttgaagttgtagataatttcgtctatcttggaaccagcgtaaacaccaccaacaatgtcagcctagaaatccaacgcaggataactcttgccaacaggtgctacttcggactgagtaggcaattgagaagcaaagtcctctctcgacagacaaaaaccaaactctataagtctctcataatccccgtcctgctatatggtgcagaggcttggacgatgtcaacagcggatgagtcgacgttgcgagttttcgagagaaaaattctgcgaaagatttatggtcctttgcgcgttggccacggcgaatatcgcattcgatggaacgatgagctgcacgagatatacgacgacattgacatagttcagcgaattaaaagacagcggctacgctggctaggtcatgttgtccggatggatgaaaacactccagctctgaaagtattcgacgcagtacccgccgggggaagcagaggaagaggaagacctccactccgttggaaggaccaagtggagaaggacctggcttcgcttggaatatccaattggcgccacgtagcgaaaagaagaaacgactggcgcgcggttgttaactcggctataatcgcgtaagcggtgtctacgccaattaagaagaagaagattcgcCAGTTACAACTACGCCAACCGCTCGGGTGGCTACCAATGTGCCACGCACCGGGCCTACACCAGCGCCCCGAACTGTGGCTGCAACAACGCCAGCAACTACAccggcaacaacgccggcacctgCAACGGCAACCGCGCCGGCAGCGGTGCTTACACCCGCATCTCGTTGTGACACCCGACCACCATCGACCAAATCGAGGACCTTGGAGACCCGTCGGATTAGGTGCCCCATCTGTCGACGCCCTCATCGCCTCCACCATTGTGgaatatttaggggtatgcggcctttgcaacggcagcaagttgctCAGGCTCATGGCCATTGCCTCAAttgcctgtcgcacactcaTGCTACTTCAGAGTGTGAGTCACGGGGGTTGTGCCAAATGTGTCACCGGCCGCATCATACGCTGCTACATCGCAGCTCGTCACGCGAAACGCACCGGCCATCCAACCATCGCGGCCGCGTATCCCGACTTCCACCCGACGATGGTGTCATGCACCAGCGGAGTGGACCTCACCGATCCACGGGTCTGAGCAGCGTtttggcaacgctgcaacagctgcagcgccttTCCTCAACATACACGCCACATcttcacaccacacacgaggacaccagcACACAACTAACAAAAGAGACTGGCGGACGGCGTCGAGCCTCTTTTGTTTTCGGTTCGTGCGCATATACATACGCTAGCAGTCAACCACTTCAACAACGTTTCTTTTCGATTTCGTCCCAAGGTGAGTGTCGGAAGgtttgttttcttaaataattatttactttatattaataattgttCAATTTGCACTATAGCTAAGCACGACAGAAATCCCCTAAAACTTCCCTACCAAATTACAGAAACCCCTACACACCTTAATGACATAGTCCATATAGACATTTGCTACCCTTGTAGGAATAAAATGTATCCCAACCCCCATAGATAAATTCTCAAAGTATGCaacatttcataaattaaatgatAGAAATTGGATTGCAATAATAGCAACTTTAAAAGaacgtattttatttttagggaAAATGAATAAACTTATCTTCGATAACGATCGTTGTATATTACTCAGAcctgttaaattatttttaattgaacaaaATATTGAGTCTCACGTAACTACGACGTACCTAAGGACAGGTAGTTCTGACATGGAAAGATTACACGGTACACTTAATGAGCATCTAAGGGTATTAGAAGCAGTCACTAGCTATAAAACAAAAGACTTAGACGacaaactttttgaaatttttaacgcatataataaaacaattcattctaCCACAAAAAAGCGACCAATTGATTTtataatcaggggtgttgtggaatctgatagttgtcggaatcagaattgaaaccgatcaaaaaaagcagtaggtgtcatgaattcagatatgatattgatattcgaaacagaatttgtatcggttttgggtgtcacggaaacctattttatcggttttgctgccagaaacaaaacaagaagatagtcgcacagagatttgaaatgtaagttaagaaatcaagttattttattattacgaattgatttatctttatttctataggagaaacataagaataaaatgaaacgaaatgtcttagttattgatttttggaaaaaaaatgcggatatttaaggagggagcctgctttagaggcttaaaaaatcgatttttttgatgttttttttgggagggaaagaaataattgattaaaacgaaatttctagggtttatagttatcacccaaaaaaaatgttactttatgttgtttaaacatatgtttaaacttaacttttcttaatttttttaagtttaaatagaagataatttaatactaaagataataaactttgccacaATTCCATACGCTTAGTTTTTTTcaatcctgcccgccaattaaaaaaaatcttaaaaatgaaaaaccgagtcaaagttttcgctttctgcccaagcgctcatatttGTATCTGCCAGAcactcggtcactatttcccttctagcttcgagaatattttgaattcccatctataactttagggacatattcttaatatttttgcttaacaattcaattttttgaagcttctaaagcaggctccccccttaaagaagatttacaaaacgtaataaacataacttaacacccaaatgcgtctttattcattcgataaatatcatctcttaaaatttttctttatttcggaactcattaaaacctttaataggattgcttccaaatgtatgcatttgcaagctttgtcacattagtaaacagctgattcgaatattggttttgcgtatgttcgaaaagacgaaaatccaatcagattctgtgacaccattgataatcagaattggtttgcaattctgagagctaagcaattctgtcttggattccacaacacccctgaataaAAAACTTTGACAAAGAAGAGATAAATGAATTATGTAAAGAGtttgaacaacaaaaaattcaaagagtaaataaattgaataaaagtaGAAAGGCTGAACCAAATCAAATAGAAAACATTGTATTTAATAGCCAAATTGCGAAAactaaacctaaatataagaaacTTGAAAAGTATTATCGCCAAGGTAATTATGTTGTGGATTCTTcgaatattagaaaaataaaatattacaaaagtcaatttaaacaaaaatataatttgaacaatgaaaatgttaactaattttattgtaatttcattaaatttaaatttaaaaattttcaataactgtaataatattaaatacctTGTAAACTAAAGATTTACGAGGACACAAATAACTTAAGGGAGGAGGAGTTACATAATAGCGCTATATACTTTACCTATACTTATTCTAATCGTACTCTTGATTCTAACTTAGTCTTACTCCTATATTTAATTACCTATGCTTACTCTTATTTAAACTACTTCCGCTCACACCTTACAGACTTTCTCCCACTCTACATCCACACGTTCGCCCCCACACTAAACTTACATACAACATATTCCCGAGCATACATTATTACCTCTACTCTCTCCTACACTCATTAATATTGCTGTGAAATAGTAAAGCTTTTAgctaataagaatttttgtaaagagtcAGTTGAATAAAGACACTTGAAAGAAGTAAACGTTCAACATCGTttccaggaataaagggatgttcaacttattccagtgtgagagcgcctcaaaataagcgttttttataacattttccattatgaacaaaataagaacttttaggcattttaaattaaaacacccaacatttagtacgaataaaaattactatgtagtggctatttattatatggagaaactatttaaatctttttaaagtatattagaagaactgaattttgacctttcaatacccaaaaAAAGGACttaagcttgttagctctcattcattaaatttttgtattcattttccattgaaaataataccatgatgcttcaaattacaaaacgtttcatcaaatacctttaaatatcacaaatttacttaattttcgttgttttacattttttataagtggtgtTGAACGATGctacaaatccctccgtttatatattttttggtaagatttcaatctggccatcgctcgtttccaattgctaaacgtcaaaaccacctacactttgacagttgatcgagtttaggtggttttgacgtttagcaattgctctctcacttcgagtgagagaggagttaaacaaCTCTTTATCTCTGATCGTTTCTATATCAAATTATTCCTCAACTGCTATATATTTTAACTCATAATTGAGAAtagcttaaataaaaataaaaaattacgaaaattaaaaaaaaaaatcaaaaactcgtATTGCACACTTTCATTTCTCTTTTGATTAGCAATATTCCCGGATTGATCATTTCTTCAATGTCTCTCAAATGTTCGCTGTTGGACCTGCTCCTGCAAATATGTAGTTATTTACGGTTGTTTTCTGCTTTTAGgttgtatgtactcgtatgttcTCTGCCCATAGTTTATTCTTTCTCCTATTGTatggtatttaaaatatttgattaaaatatttgtttagaatttcactttattatttgcaatttacgTAACAAAAAGTGGAAGTTATACGAAATGGATTGACGATTgtgcgaagtcttaaattttacgatacaagcataaatcataATATCATtgcttatattaaatttattattttaattggcataaaaaattaatcctACAATTATTAAAGTCCGAAACTATGAATTTTTTTCATGACATACATTGcagaaaaaagtatatttctcctttttttattttccacatacatttttttcatctacatatgtaaaaatttaaacagttcaagagaTCAAAGCATGTTGCTACATCACCCTTTTTGCAAATGATTTTGTTATGTTAACAAATGCttacatacagatttggcaacggCAATGtcaatagatttgacagttatAGGCATAACTTTAGAGTGTCAAGATGCGGGGTTACAATCGAAAACAAGTGTCGCGTTTGCTATATTTGGTTGGTTAGATTACGTTTGCTCATTATCGGCATATTATCTTTTCGTGTCACTCTGTCCATTCACAAAAGGGAAAAGAGtcctcatattttttaaataattacgaTGAATGTGGTAGAAGACTATATATAATACCCACTCTCTTCACTCTTCCCTTTTCTTCAAAATGTAATGAATACccgttattaatattttcaatactgCGTGGTATTCTTCTTACATTATTATGTCATATTGTGAAAATGTACGAAATCGGATGACGACCACGCTTACTTCccttatagcacaattttaaattctacttgattcgttcagcttccagtacacaaatcaaaaagcaattaatatcatgggataaaactttgcacgataATGCCTtaagtgtatgccaccttatggccAAATATGGTTCAAGTCCAACAACAACCGGTTAAGCCCATAGATACCTAATTTGTGGACCCCACTACCTATAGTAGACTTTTGAACGAAAATATCGATTAATGTGTAGATTAGGCCGGGTCGATTTGTGGGGAGGCAAAAAATCgcccattgctctatgaaaatcatattctagggatcaaaataagaaactttggcGAAGCAACTATACCTCTGAAACGAAttctgatgtcccccaatttgggtcgaactttcgggtaggggcaaattttgaaatagaattaaaattaccatttcattcttattacctctgaaagtgaggagaactaaagcaataaccactatggtatttcaaaaaaaataataagtgaagtgaccattccaaatcaaaaagtttacaatgaatccaccatcttctacaccgcaagatgaagcaactacaacagcaactatcgaaaacccaatgagtcatatacccaagcataatgttactgtttttggtgtgtctactgatttcactgatcttaatttaccaacccatctggatatcttgagatattatttttacttaagcggacgtgctaaaacagaacaaaaaaagttttcctataaatcattcactattcaagtacaagataagttgattggaatttgggaaaaacttaTGGAAACGTAtggaaataatgctgaaaaaaagtgtacatatgtaataaattgaataaattgcttgacaagtatcaagagcagatcaagagaagaaacaacacccaacaatttacagactatgtaaaatctctggaaacaattttttacattggaacatgTAAATGCGATTTGAAGGCAGTTCCATGTCCATGCGGCTGGGTTCCCGAACGCCTCAAAGAGTTCATGCACGATCAACATAATCAGAGAAGACTaacaatgaatgcatttatgatgaaaactgaagagcaaggagcaacgtctatgtcatcaatgccaacataccaatatcccgatgattcaacatacgcaccgccaccggttcaagaagatatggatagaagcacaagacacagagagatacgattgttttaactttgccttggtATGTGACAGATTTGGTGGTCCTGACAGAGTAGCATCAGCATTGGGAACcgctcttttgcaagattttaaaattaaagataagcatgggaaagctctcatcatggataaatcgaaagttcgcagagaaaaagagaaatgcagacaagaagtgcttcgcaaacggttagatgataccaatttgttagcgttttcattcgatggcagaaaagatgatactttaacgatagataaaattgatgagaagtatcatactaggatggtaaaagaacctcatcttgttattttgagagaacccaattctgaattgattggttacgtaagactggaacatgaaaccgctgaatacaaaacaaccaaattaaatgggtttttcaacgataaaaataaatcactGGATACATTTATTGGAATATGCACTGAAGGTGAGCCAACAAACACTGGCCCACACGGTGGAATTATACGACGATTCGATACGACGATCGGCAACCGGAAAACTGAGCCGTCAGATCGaaacttgtgaaactcttccggtaaATTATTGCTATcacttatttattataattgtcaaccatttttaattattttattattatatatgtatttttaggtggtggacggcttccagaaaattgagttgAAAAGTATGCCCcctgctccagaaaaaaaagaattttcccccgattcgaagtacttatacgacatggcctatgcaatttctagcggcgtggttccggtggatctgactaacatcaaaccagggaaaattgtacattctcggtggctcaccaaggcagctagattattgcgattatatgtgacaacggaaaatccagatgcaaatttaagaattctggttgaatttataattaaatgttatgtgccaatgtacttcaatatcaagtattacagctcggtcgtgtacggcagtgcattatttttcaagttcattagttggtcacgatttctagaacctcgtttacgcaaaattgtcaatcaagtaattaaagataattcatattatgcgcattcggaaaatatcttgttatcaatgttgtttgatcataggaaagaaaagcgcgactgtgccatcaagaaatttctacgctatcgaacccatgttgacgagccaatggaactaagagtttataaaaaaccagatataaactttaattgcacaagttatacggaaatgatcaatttgaatgatataaatatcgtatttgaatcaccattcacgcgaagcattccgtacgatacattgaaagaaaatttaaatcaagatgattcaccgtttaatgatccaaaaattccatcacacatacaaggaacggaacggcatgttcaattgctagctagcgtttccaaacgagttataccggaaaatgtagaggctgttatggcgacgacattagagagccgtgcgaaattgcccagacttgaaagtaaaaaagacttcaaacaatattttttttagtttcttttctatactcacttaaattaattttttcatatacatatgttccaactaaataaatttcttaagagaaaaaatagattttattataaatagttaaataaaaataaagaaaaaacatagccatttagtcaaagtgggatttttcaaaattggccgtacccaaaagttcgacccaaattgggggacatcaaaattcgttttagaagtatggttccttcggcaaagtttcttattttgatccctagaatacgattttcacagagcaatgagcgatttttaaatcgacccgccctagtgtagatatataattaaaactcAGAGATAATCCTTCTCTGACAACGGTAtgtctttatatatatgttgaATCGGACCAAGACTTCTATGagccaatgaaaataagagagcagGTTTTACTCATAAGTTTCTTGCgcttaaaaaaagataaatttgagcgaaaactcgTCATAAcgcctatataactaatatcaggattttctgACATCCGACTTTACCCTATATTCTGACTTTATGAAAAGAATTTCAAAACCGCCCGAGCCACCCGAACACTCGTTTTCCCCTCGCCCACAAAAATCCGATTTGGGCGACAAATGAGTCTGTGTCTGACCTAGAAATTAAGCTCACttatttagaattaatttaTTGGTCACCTTCTTTTTCTTAACCCTTTCGCCACAAGTTTTTACTCAGttgcaaaaaaaatccaattttttgaGTGTTTACTGTAGTTGGccctaacaacaacaatcaatgctcgatttgaaaaaaaaattatcacaaatgtgttttttggACTGTATCCATATGGATACATACCTCGCTTATGGTAAAGAAAAAtgcttattacttatatattcAGAAGTAAAAAAGCACTAGCATcgttttttgtaagtttttatttatttcagaagttataaaaattaaaattcatttattacaataaaagcaaatactGAGAAAGCttacatacttaaattattgcAATATAAAAAGAGGCTAAAAGTTacaagaataatttttaaaaataagttctAATGAAACCTTTTCTAAAACCCGGTTGCATTGAACAGGTTCTGGAAAAGATTCTATTGGAATtgattgaaaaaagttttttagcaTGCATATAATCTAAAGGAAGTAATAATATCTTActaa belongs to Bactrocera dorsalis isolate Fly_Bdor chromosome 1, ASM2337382v1, whole genome shotgun sequence and includes:
- the LOC125777715 gene encoding uncharacterized protein LOC125777715, coding for MIQHTHRHRFKKIWIEAQDTERYDCFNFALVCDRFGGPDRVASALGTALLQDFKIKDKHGKALIMDKSKVRREKEKCRQEVLRKRLDDTNLLAFSFDGRKDDTLTIDKIDEKYHTRMVKEPHLVILREPNSELIGYVRLEHETAEYKTTKLNGFFNDKNKSLDTFIGICTEGEPTNTGPHGGIIRRFDTTIGNRKTEPSDRNL